From a single Bemisia tabaci chromosome 10, PGI_BMITA_v3 genomic region:
- the LOC109038419 gene encoding ABC transporter G family member 20 — protein sequence MAALGTLGMQYDDVPASPVICIQDAYKSYGSHQALAGVNLSVYPGTIFALLGPSGCGKTTLVNAIVGRSDLDAGSIFTSLKDLKEIGFMPQDISLFTRLSVRENMRFYGYLHNLDADEIERRSKYLSDLLALPPFSRCPLNLSGGQQRRVSLAVALLHDPKVLILDEPTVGLDPILSKNFWDRLREMANQGKTVVLTTHYIEEARQADRIGLMRNGKMLTQDTPLALLKEHNTDYLEDVFLALCYQENNKTSRKISKEETSFSKVRTFEKPKRISLSRIKAQLLKNFYVLKNNLVLTIFGLMLPFVLNICAKIAFAHDPYYLPLAIVNEEFPGSVENCPRTFTNSCILSNPEMMASCIFLNELKNRTYVMTEYTNYEDALQDHIHKRNRGIVQFTSNFTESLSERFMVGLMGASESLYESSTIQVLLDGAEMSIKDQMQRDLSEAFLTTMQQTVEICTDLVKPGALGPALHIEDPIFGDKSWNFFIGFQIGFTIIGALFCSMVFSSATMLEEKMEGSLDRVLSNGVSMWDIMIGHVLLHSITAIFYTVETYFILADLISLKGSPYLLMVILLCTGMTGVFLGGIVGLITDHLLVAVNGTAGFNFAFVCLTGLVWPIEGAHVSLRSILPYVPVTSTIQVVKDIGIRGYGLSTSVVAKGMAQVVMWMIVSLLAEILVIKMRKGTWNVRK from the exons TTTTGCTTTGCTCGGACCAAGCGGATGCGGGAAAACTACTCTAGTCAATGCAATAGTCGGCAGAAGCGACTTAGACGCTGGCTCCATTTTTACTAGTCTTAAAGATCTCAAAGAAATAGGTTTTATGCCCCAG GATATATCATTATTCACGAGACTTAGCGTCCGTGAAAATATGAGGTTTTACGGGTACCTGCATAATTTAGACGCAGACGAAATTGAAAGGAGGAGTAAATACCTATCCGATTTGTTAGCCTTACCACCTTTCAGTAGATGCCCTCTAAATTTAAG tgGAGGACAGCAAAGAAGAGTTTCTTTGGCAGTAGCTCTCTTACACGATCCCAAAGTCTTAATCTTGGATGAGCCAACTGTTGGGCTGGAtccaattttgagtaaaaa TTTTTGGGATAGGCTACGAGAAATGGCTAATCAAGGAAAAACAGTAGTTCTCACAACACACTACATAGAAGAAGCACGCCAAGCAGATAGG ATAGGTCTGATGCGAAATGGAAAGATGCTTACACAAGATACTCCACTGGCTTTGCTCAAAGAGCACAATACTGATTACCTTGAGGATGTATTCCTCGCGCTCTGTTACCAGGAAAACAATAAAACTTCCCGTAAA ATCTCCAAAGAAGAAACTAGTTTTTCTAAGGTCAGGACTTTTGAGAAACCCAAACGCATCTCTCTATCACGCATAAAGGCCcaactgttgaaaaatttctacGTACTTAAAAACAACCTGGT gTTAACAATATTTGGACTCATGCTGCCTTTCGTATTAAATATCTGTGCCAAAATAGCATTTGCTCATGATCCTTACTATTTACCTCTAGCGATAGTCAACGAAGAGTTTCCCGGCAGCGTTGAAAATTGCCCTCGAACTTTCACCAATAGCTGTATACTGTCTAATCCAGAAATGATGGCCAGCTGCATTTTCCTGAACGAGCTGAAAAATCGAACTTATGTGATG ACGGAATATACAAATTACGAGGATGCCCTCCAAGATCACATCCATAAACGGAATAGGGGAATCGTTCAATTCACAAGTAACTTCACCGAGTCGTTGAGCGAAAGATTCATGGTTGGACTTATGGGTGCGTCCGAGTCTCTCTACGAAAGCAGCACAATTCAAGTTCTTCTGGATGGCGCAG AGATGTCCATCAAAGATCAAATGCAGAGAGATCTCTCGGAGGCCTTCCTGACGACCATGCAACAAACAGTGGAAATCTGCACGGATCTCGTGAAACCGGGCGCTCTCGGTCCTGCCCTCCAc ATCGAGGATCCAATTTTTGGGGACAAGTCATGGAACTTTTTCATCGGCTTTCAAATTGGTTTCACAATTAT TGGTGCCCTTTTCTGCTCAATGGTTTTCTCATCGGCTACAATGTTGGAGGAAAAGATGGAGGGATCCTTGGACCGTGTTTTGTCGAATG GAGTCTCGATGTGGGACATCATGATTGGACACGTTCTCCTCCACTCAATAACAGCGATTTTCTACACTGTAGAAACATATTTCATATTGGCTGACCTCATATCGTTGAAAGGTAGCCCATACCTTCTCATGGTCATATTGTTGTGCACAGGAATGACAGGAGTATTTCTAG GTGGTATAGTTGGACTCATTACAGACCACTTGTTGGTTGCAGTGAATGGCACTGCTGGTTTTAACTTCGCTTTCGTTTGCTTGACTG GTTTGGTTTGGCCGATCGAGGGAGCACATGTAAGTCTGAGATCGATCTTACCATATGTTCCTGTAACAAGCACGATCCAAGTAGTCAAAGATATTGGTATTAGAGGTTACGGTCTTTCAACCTCAGTTGTGGCCAAGGGAATGGCACAAGTTGTAATGTGGATGATTGTCAGCCTGCTAGCCGAAATTCTGGTCATCAAAATGCGCAAAGGAACGTGGAATGTAAGGAAGTAA